A region from the Dysidea avara chromosome 15, odDysAvar1.4, whole genome shotgun sequence genome encodes:
- the LOC136245122 gene encoding TBCC domain-containing protein 1-like isoform X3, producing MWPSADLERKSKWTEEHSHLLFLTSHLSDIIQLLTDPTKGGPSDSVITEEGVAALDLLIGGSSADKQGVCSVSSLATTPSQVSKSGYSKISCKFSSSLFEVWLKSHLTISPHGIISLRSHDRDSSSIVYKSDGKGRVISNTQLAPCRHQCMLIASLSNQTMALQDDQLCFAHIRVQSCYHSNIYIMAPISSMRLERCINCTLVLGAVQSTVVINKCENVTVVTVCQSLHISSSCHCKFHLCVTHNPLILGGNSHLKFGAHNTSYHQLEDHMRQCGLHSSPNHWNTPTIVGDHEGGVSEVWQLMPADMFSLITVPFQGKSPAKESLCEIPSPYKEEMEKRKMVHNDWFKLVEQANLSDEQAEQLTVKAQAQFQTWLERTGHVRELTTLDPSHQHHVTT from the exons TGGACAGAGGAACACAGTCACTTGTTATTCCTCACTTCACATTTATCTGATATTATACAACTACTAACAGACCCTACAA AAGGTGGACCTAGTGATAGTGTAATTACTGAAGAGGGTGTGGCTGCTCTGGACTTGTTGATTGGTGGATCTTCTGCTGACAAGCAGGGGGTATGTTCTGTGTCATCTTTAGCAACTACACCTAGCCAGGTCTCCAAGTCAGGCTATTCAAAG ATATCTTGCAAGTTTTCATCCTCACTGTTTGAGGTGTGGTTGAAGAGTCACTTGACCATTAGTCCTCATGGGATTATATCATTACGCAGTCATGACCGAGACTCTTCTAGTATTGTGTACAAGTCTGATGGTAAAGGACGTGTCATCTCTAATACTCAACTAGCTCCCTGCAG ACATCAGTGTATGCTGATTGCTAGCTTATCAAATCAGACGATGGCCCTACAAGATGATCAACTGTGTTTTGCCCACATCAGAGTACAATCatgttaccatagcaacattTACATCATGGCTCCAATAAG TAGTATGAGGTTGGAGAGGTGTATCAATTGTACACTGGTATTGGGGGCAGTACAGAGTACTGTAGTCATCAACAAGTGTGAGAATGTTACTGTAGTCACAGTGTGTCAGTCATTACATATCAG TTCATCTTGTCATTGCAAGTTCCACTTGTGTGTCACTCATAATCCACTGATTTTAGGGGGCAACTCCCACCTTAAGTTTGGCGCCCACAATACTAGCTATCACCAACTGGAGGATCACATGAGACAGTGTGGACTTCACTCTTCTCCTAACCATTGGAACACACCTACCATTGTTGGAG ATCATGAGGGAGGTGTATCAGAGGTATGGCAGTTGATGCCTGCTGACATGTTCTCATTGATCACTGTACCATTTCAAGGGAAATCCCCTGCTAAG GAATCACTGTGTGAGATACCATCACCCTATAAGGAAGAAATGGAGAAGAGGAAAAT GGTGCATAATGACTGGTTTAAACTAGTAGAACAAGCTAATTTGTCTGATGAACAAGCAGAACAATTAACAGTGAAAGCACAAGCTCAATTTCAG ACATGGTTGGAAAGGACTGGTCATGTGAGGGAGCTGACTACTCTTGACCCCTCCCATCAGCACCATGTGACTACTtga